One genomic segment of Myotis daubentonii chromosome 14, mMyoDau2.1, whole genome shotgun sequence includes these proteins:
- the RBM15B gene encoding putative RNA-binding protein 15B has product MTHARRRLAPPTAGHVAQLAQPDNATPSIWAPLPPRRRAESFCPRWRRRGRCLLSRRRLRRCEGPAGRPPARRAGAMKRQSERDSSPSGRGSSSSAKRPREREREAEAGGRRAAHKASGGAKHPVPTRTRDKPRGSGGGGSGHRDGRGAGDANHRVSSGRSSSSGAGGGGRGGKASGDPGASGASPRSSPLPPPPPPPGAEPAGPGSSAAAPEYKTLLISSLSPALPAEHLEDRLFHQFKRFGEISLRLSHTPELGRVAYVNFRHPQDAREARQHALARQLLLYDRPLKVEPVYLRGGGSSRRSSSSSAAASTPPPGPPAPTDPLSYLPLHGGYQYKQRSLSPVAPPPLREPRARHAAAAFALDAAAAAVGLSRERALDYYGLYDDRGRPYGYPAVCEEDLMPEDDQRATRNLFIGNLDHSVSEVELRRAFEKYGIIEEVVIKRPARGQGGAYAFLKFQNLDMAHRAKVAMSGRVIGRNPIKIGYGKANPTTRLWVGGLGPNTSLAALAREFDRFGSIRTIDHVKGDSFAYIQYESLDAAQAACAKMRGFPLGGPDRRLRVDFAKAEETRYPQQYQPSPLPVHYDLLPDGYARHRNLDPDLRVRDRTPPHLLYSDRDRTFLEGDWTSPGKSSDRRNSLEGYSRSVRSRSGERWGGDGDRGLPKPWEERRKRRSLSSDRGRTTHSPYEERSRTKGGGQQADRGSDRTPERSRKENHSNEGTKESSSNSLSNSRHGAEERGHHHHHEAPDAAHGKKTRESERNHRTTEAEPKPLEEPKHETKKLKNLSEYAQTLPLGWSGLLVLKNSCFPTSMHVLEGDQGVISGLLKDHSSGSKLTQLKIAQRLRLDQPKLDEVTRRIKQGSPNGYAVLLATQAAPSGPGTEGMPLVEPGLQRRLLRNLVSYLKQKQAAGVISLPVGGSKGRDSTGMLYAFPPCDFSQQYLQAALRTLGKLEEEHMVIVIVRDTA; this is encoded by the coding sequence ATGACGCACGCGCGGCGCCGCCTCGCCCCGCCCACCGCGGGTCACGTGGCGCAGTTGGCGCAGCCTGATAACGCGACGCCCAGCATTTGGGCGCCgctcccgccccgccgccgcgccGAGTCCTTTTGTCCAAGATGGCGGCGCCGGGGGCGCTGCCTCCtcagccgccgccgcctccgccgctGTGAGGGGCCTgcgggccgcccgcccgcccgccgcgccgGCGCCATGAAGAGGCAGAGCGAGCGAGACTCGAGCCCGAGCGGGCGCGGCTCGTCGTCATCAGCTAAGCGGCCGCGGGAGCGCGAACGGGAGGcggaggcgggcgggcggcgggcggcgcacAAGGCCTCCGGCGGCGCCAAGCACCCGGTTCCAACGCGGACCCGCGACAAACCCCGCGGCAGCGGAGGCGGCGGGAGTGGGCATCGCGACGGCCGCGGCGCCGGGGACGCCAATCACCGTGTGAGCAGCGGCCGCTCCTCGAGCTCAGGCGCCGGCGGCGGGGGACGCGGCGGCAAGGCCTCGGGGGACCCGGGAGCTTCAGGCGCTTCGCCTCGCTCGTCTCCGCTGCCACCACCTCCGCCACCGCCCGGGGCCGAGCCCGCGGGTCCCGGCTCGTCAGCGGCCGCGCCCGAGTACAAGACGCTGCTCATCAGCAGCCTGAGCCCCGCGCTGCCCGCCGAGCACCTCGAGGACCGGCTCTTCCACCAGTTCAAGCGCTTCGGCGAGATCAGCCTGCGCCTGTCGCACACGCCGGAGCTGGGCCGCGTCGCCTACGTGAACTTCCGGCACCCGCAGGACGCGCGCGAGGCCCGCCAGCACGCCCTGGCCCGCCAGCTGCTGCTCTACGACCGGCCGCTCAAGGTGGAGCCGGTGTACCTGCGCGGCGGCGGGAGCAGccggaggagcagcagcagcagcgccgcCGCCTCCACGCCGCCCCCggggccgcccgcgcccaccgACCCGCTCAGCTACCTGCCGCTGCACGGGGGCTACCAGTACAAGCAGCGCTCGCTGTCCCCCGTCGCTCCCCCGCCCCTGCGAGAGCCCCGAGCCCGCCACGCCGCTGCCGCCTTTGCCCTGgatgctgccgccgccgccgtggGACTGTCCCGGGAGCGGGCCCTGGACTACTACGGGCTGTACGACGACCGCGGGCGCCCCTACGGCTACCCGGCTGTGTGCGAGGAGGACCTGATGCCCGAGGACGACCAGCGGGCCACGCGCAACCTCTTCATCGGGAACCTGGACCACAGCGTGTCGGAGGTGGAGCTGCGACGGGCCTTCGAAAAGTACGGCATCATCGAGGAGGTGGTCATCAAGAGGCCCGCCCGTGGCCAGGGGGGTGCGTACGCCTTCCTCAAGTTCCAGAACCTAGACATGGCCCACAGGGCCAAGGTGGCCATGTCGGGCCGGGTGATTGGCCGCAACCCCATTAAGATCGGCTACGGCAAGGCCAATCCCACCACCCGGCTCTGGGTGGGGGGCCTGGGACCTAACACCTCACTGGCCGCTCTGGCCCGGGAGTTTGACCGCTTTGGGAGCATTCGGACCATCGATCATGTCAAAGGAGACAGCTTTGCCTACATCCAGTATGAGAGCCTGGACGCTGCCCAGGCCGCCTGCGCTAAAATGAGGGGCTTTCCCTTGGGTGGACCAGACCGCAGGCTGCGGGTGGATTTTGCCAAAGCAGAGGAGACTCGGTATCCCCAGCAGTACCAGCCCTCCCCGCTCCCTGTGCACTACGACCTTCTCCCAGATGGGTATGCCCGGCACCGCAACCTGGACCCGGACCTGCGGGTGCGGGACAGGACCCCCCCACACCTCCTGTACTCAGACCGAGACCGGACCTTCTTGGAAGGGGACTGGACAAGCCCTGGTAAGAGCTCTGACCGCAGGAACAGCCTGGAGGGCTACAGCCGCTCGGTGCGCAGCCGCAGCGGGGAGCGCTGGGGAGGAGACGGGGACCGGGGCCTGCCCAAGCCCTGGGAGGAGAGGCGGAAGCGGAGGAGCCTGTCCAGTGACCGTGGGAGGACAACCCACTCCCCTTACGAGGAACGGAGCAGGACCAAGGGCGGTGGGCAGCAGGCCGACCGAGGCTCCGACCGCACCCCTGAGCGCAGCCGCAAGGAAAACCACTCCAACGAGGGGACCAAGGAGTCGAGCAGCAACTCCCTCAGCAACAGCAGGCACGGGGCTGAGGAGCggggccaccaccaccaccacgagGCTCCAGACGCTGCCCACGGGAAGAAGACCCGTGAGAGCGAGCGCAACCATCGGACCACGGAGGCTGAGCCGAAGCCTCTGGAAGAGCCAAAACATGAGACCAAAAAGCTCAAGAACCTCTCGGAGTACGCGCAGACGCTGCCGCTGGGCTGGAGCGGGCTGCTGGTGTTGAAGAACAGCTGCTTCCCCACATCTATGCACGTCCTCGAGGGGGACCAGGGTGTGATCAGCGGGCTCCTCAAAGACCACTCCTCCGGGAGCAAGCTGACTCAGCTGAAGATTGCCCAGCGCCTCCGACTGGACCAGCCCAAGCTCGACGAGGTCACACGACGCATCAAGCAGGGGAGCCCCAATGGCTACGCAGTGCTGCTGGCCACGCAGGCCGCCCCCAGCGGGCCTGGTACTGAGGGGATGCCCCTGGTggagccaggcctgcagaggCGGCTTCTCAGGAACCTGGTCTCCTACTTGAAACAGAAGCAGGCGGCCGGTGTGATCAGCCTGCCGGTGGGTGGGTCCAAGGGCAGAGACAGCACGGGCATGCTCTACGCCTTCCCGCCCTGCGACTTCTCGCAGCAGTACCTCCAGGCGGCACTGAGGACCTTGGGCAAGCTGGAGGAGGAGCACATGGTGATCGTTATAGTGAGGGACACTGCCTAG
- the MANF gene encoding mesencephalic astrocyte-derived neurotrophic factor, producing the protein MGSCGVRPEPGGRGGRGSVGRRRRWWRRMWATHGLAVALALSVLPGGRALRPGDCEVCVSYLGRFYQDLKDRDVTFSPASIEKELVNFCREARGKENRLCYYIGATDDAATKIINEVSKPLAHHIPVEKICEKLKKKDSQICELKYDKQIDLSTVDLKKLRVKELKKILDDWGETCKGCAEKSDYIRKIHELMPKYAPKAASSRTDL; encoded by the exons ATGGGGAGCTGCGGCGTGCGGCCGGAACCTGGAGGCCGCGGCGGGCGCGGTTCAgtcgggcggcggcggcggtggtggaGGAGGATGTGGGCCACGCACGGACTGGCGGTGGCGCTGGCTCTGAGCGTGCTGCCAGGCGGCCGGGCGCTGCGGCCGGGCGACTGCGAAG tTTGTGTTTCTTATCTGGGAAGATTTTACCAGGACCTCAAAGACAGAGATGTCACCTTCTCACCGGCCTCTATCGAAAAAGAACTTGTAAACTTCTGCCGCGAAGCAAGAGGCAAAGAGAATCGGTTG TGCTACTACATTGGGGCCACGGATGACGCCGCCACCAAGATCATCAACGAGGTGTCCAAGCCGCTGGCCCACCACATCCCCGTGGAGAAAATCTGCGAGAAACTCAAGAAGAAAGACAGCCAGATCTGCGAGCTGAAGTACG ACAAGCAGATCGACCTGAGCACGGTGGACCTGAAAAAGCTGCGAGTTAAAGAGCTAAAGAAGATCTTGGACGACTGGGGGGAGACATGCAAAGGCTGTGCAGAAAAGTCCGACTACATCCGGAAGATCCATGAACTGATGCCCAAGTACGCCCCCAAGGCGGCCAGCTCACGGACTGATTTGTAG